In the Solanum pennellii chromosome 5, SPENNV200 genome, one interval contains:
- the LOC107019082 gene encoding respiratory burst oxidase homolog protein E-like isoform X1: MQLMSLFGSSPRSSSNYSRRFDLPEAETSEHVGGAMLPIFFQNNLQNTNNYERDLVEVTLQLDKNSFVLCSVDQKIQIEEENSPPYWLRSPPEKEMILKAVRNKSSAERALGGLRFISKTSGECDSNNNDIWGKVESRFNALAKNGLLRREDFGECIGMGDSKEFAVGVFDALVRRRRQKMARINKSEFHEFWLQISDQSFHARLEIFFDMADSNGDGKITKEEVQELIMVSASANKLSKLKENAGEYACLIMEELDPENIGYIEIWQLETLLLQRDNYMSHSTPLSTTTVDWSPNIGTSNANNIVKKASRTVKCLVLENWHRGSIILLWLLAMIGLFIWKFMQYRKMEAFQVMGYCLATAKGAAETLKFNMALILLPVCRNMLTRLRSTRARILIPFDDNINFHKIIAHAIAVAIILHAANHLACDFPHLVNSSPEKFALIASDFDKLKPSYISLLTGVEGITGISMVILMTIAFIPATRRFRRSVPKLTTPLNRLTGFNAFWYSHHLLAFVYILLLLHGTFLFFVHKWYQKTTWMYISIPLILYIAERTLRTWRSEDYAVKILKVSVLPGDVLSLIMSKPAGFKYKSGQYIFLQCPTISSFEWHPFSITSAPGDDYLSVYIRIVGDWTKELKRVFTEIPACLVGRAKFEEQENVDQRGLPRLLVDGPYGAPAQDYQNYDVLLLVGLGIGATPFISILKDLLNNTRADENVDSNTETSASDDSWTSFGSSSSASSVKKKSQRARSAHFYWVTREPGSLEWFKGVMNEVAEMDHKGQIEMHNYLTSVYEEGDARSTLITMLQALNHAKHGVDILSGTKVRTHFARPKWTEVFKRIALKHPYSTVGVFYCGMPVLAKELKKLSQEVTYKTSTRFEFHKEYF, encoded by the exons atgcagtTAATGTCACTTTTTGGGTCATCTCCCAGGAGTAGCTCGAATTACAGTCGGCGCTTTGATTTACCAGAGGCAGAAACGTCGGAGCATGTTGGTGGTGCAATGTTGCCTATTTTTTTTCAGAATAATTTACAGAATACTAACAATTATGAGAGAGATTTGGTTGAGGTGACACTACAGCTGGATAAGAATTCCTTTGTTTTGTGTAGCGTAGATCAAAAAAtccaaattgaagaagaaaattctCCACCGTATTGGTTAAGATCACCACCGGAAAAGGAGATGATATTGAAAGCGGTGAGGAATAAATCGAGCGCTGAGAGAGCTCTTGGAGGATTGAGATTCATAAGTAAAACGAGTGGAGAATGTGatagtaataataatgatatttgGGGAAAAGTTGAGAGTCGGTTCAATGCTTTGGCCAAGAATGGTTTGCTCAGAAGAGAAGATTTCGGTGAATGTATTG GAATGGGGGATTCAAAAGAGTTTGCGGTGGGAGTTTTTGATGCATTAGTGAGAAGAAGGAGACAAAAGATGGCAAGGATAAACAAATCAGAGTTTCACGAATTTTGGTTGCAAATTTCTGACCAAAGTTTTCACGCCAGACTTGAGATTTTCTTTGACAt GGCTGATAGCAATGGAGATGGAAAAATCACAAAAGAAGAAGTACAAGAG TTGATAATGGTGAGTGCTTCAGCAAATAAGCTATCCaaattgaaggaaaatgcaGGAGAGTATGCTTGTTTGATAATGGAGGAATTAGATCCAGAAAATATTGGTTACATTGAG ATATGGCAGTTGGAAACACTTCTTCTACAAAGGGACAATTACATGAGCCACAGTACGCCTTTAAGCACAACCACTGTCGACTGGAGTCCAAACATAGGAACCAGCAATGCCAACAACATAGTAAAGAAAGCAAGTCGTACCGTCAAATGCCTTGTCTTAGAAAACTGGCATAGAGGCTCGATTATCTTGCTGTGGTTGCTTGCTATGATTGGACTTTTCATCTGGAAATTCATGCAGTATAGGAAAATGGAAGCATTTCAAGTAATGGGTTACTGTTTGGCTACAGCTAAAGGAGCTGCTGAGACACTAAAGTTTAACATGGCACTAATCCTTCTACCAGTTTGTCGAAACATGTTAACTAGGTTACGTTCAACAAGAGCCAGGATACTTATTCCATTTGATGACAACATCAATTTTCATAAG ATTATTGCGCATGCCATAGCTGTTGCCATAATACTTCATGCAGCCAACCATTTAGCGTGTGATTTTCCCCATTTGGTTAACTCATCGCCAGAAAAATTTGCACTCATAGCTTCTGATTTTGACAAGTTGAAGCCAAGCTACATAAGTCTTTTGACTGGTGTTGAGGGCATCACCGGTATTTCTATGGTAATTTTGATGACTATAGCCTTTATACCGGCAACACGACGCTTCAGGAGGAGCGTACCCAAGTTGACGACCCCTCTGAACCGATTAACAGGATTTAATGCATTTTGGTATTCTCATCACCTTTTGGCATTTGTCTATATATTGCTACTACTACACGGAACGTTCTTGTTCTTTGTCCACAAATGGTATCAGAAGACG ACGTGGATGTATATCTCCATTCCGTTAATCCTGTACATTGCAGAGAGGACTTTGAGAACATGGCGATCAGAAGACTATGCAGTTAAGATCTTGAAG GTTTCTGTACTTCCAGGAGATGTCTTGAGCTTGATCATGTCAAAACCAGCTGGCTTCAAATACAAGAGCGGGCAGTACATATTCCTGCAGTGCCCAACAATATCCTCATTTGAATG GCATCCATTTTCTATAACATCAGCACCAGGAGATGACTACCTCAGTGTTTATATCCGGATCGTAGGTGACTGGACAAAAGAACTTAAGAGGGTATTCACAGAGATTCCAGCATGTTTAGTTGGTCGAGCAAAgtttgaagaacaagaaaatgtTGATCAAAGAGG TTTACCTCGATTGCTAGTTGATGGACCATATGGAGCTCCAGCACAGGACTATCAAAATTATGATGTCTTACTTCTTGTAGGACTTGGTATTGGAGCTACACCTTTTATAAGTATCCTAAAGGATCTACTGAACAATACAAGAGCAGATGAAAATGTG GATTCGAATACTGAGACCAGCGCATCAGATGATAGCTGGACAAGTTTTGGTTCTTCAAGCTCAGCATCAAGTGTAAAAAAGAAATCACAAAGGGCAAGAAGTGCACATTTTTATTGGGTTACCAGAGAACCTGGATCCTTAGAGTGGTTCAAAGGAGTGATGAATGAAGTTGCAGAGATGGATCACAAA GGTCAGATAGAGATGCATAATTATCTAACTAGTGTATATGAAGAAGGTGATGCCAGATCAACTCTCATCACCATGCTCCAGGCACTTAATCATGCAAAACATGGTGTTGACATCTTGTCTGGCACTAAG GTGAGGACACATTTTGCAAGGCCCAAGTGGACTGAAGTGTTCAAGAGAATAGCTTTGAAACATCCCTATTCCACAGTAG GAGTCTTCTACTGTGGGATGCCTGTCTTGGCAAAGGAGTTGAAGAAGCTATCACAAGAAGTAACTTACAAGACATCCACACGTTTCGAGTTCCACAAGGAGTACTTCTAA
- the LOC107019082 gene encoding respiratory burst oxidase homolog protein E-like isoform X2, with translation MQLMSLFGSSPRSSSNYSRRFDLPEAETSEHVGGAMLPIFFQNNLQNTNNYERDLVEVTLQLDKNSFVLCSVDQKIQIEEENSPPYWLRSPPEKEMILKAVRNKSSAERALGGLRFISKTSGECDSNNNDIWGKVESRFNALAKNGLLRREDFGECIGMGDSKEFAVGVFDALVRRRRQKMARINKSEFHEFWLQISDQSFHARLEIFFDMADSNGDGKITKEEVQELIMVSASANKLSKLKENAGEYACLIMEELDPENIGYIEIWQLETLLLQRDNYMSHSTPLSTTTVDWSPNIGTSNANNIVKKASRTVKCLVLENWHRGSIILLWLLAMIGLFIWKFMQYRKMEAFQVMGYCLATAKGAAETLKFNMALILLPVCRNMLTRLRSTRARILIPFDDNINFHKIIAHAIAVAIILHAANHLACDFPHLVNSSPEKFALIASDFDKLKPSYISLLTGVEGITGISMVILMTIAFIPATRRFRRSVPKLTTPLNRLTGFNAFWYSHHLLAFVYILLLLHGTFLFFVHKWYQKTTWMYISIPLILYIAERTLRTWRSEDYAVKILKVSVLPGDVLSLIMSKPAGFKYKSGQYIFLQCPTISSFEWHPFSITSAPGDDYLSVYIRIVGDWTKELKRVFTEIPACLVGRAKFEEQENVDQRGLPRLLVDGPYGAPAQDYQNYDVLLLVGLGIGATPFISILKDLLNNTRADENVDSNTETSASDDSWTSFGSSSSASSVKKKSQRARSAHFYWVTREPGSLEWFKGVMNEVAEMDHKGQIEMHNYLTSVYEEGDARSTLITMLQALNHAKHGVDILSGTKVRTHFARPKWTEVFKRIALKHPYSTVDQVQPLMIPSSAQNHCGCTNQFETNL, from the exons atgcagtTAATGTCACTTTTTGGGTCATCTCCCAGGAGTAGCTCGAATTACAGTCGGCGCTTTGATTTACCAGAGGCAGAAACGTCGGAGCATGTTGGTGGTGCAATGTTGCCTATTTTTTTTCAGAATAATTTACAGAATACTAACAATTATGAGAGAGATTTGGTTGAGGTGACACTACAGCTGGATAAGAATTCCTTTGTTTTGTGTAGCGTAGATCAAAAAAtccaaattgaagaagaaaattctCCACCGTATTGGTTAAGATCACCACCGGAAAAGGAGATGATATTGAAAGCGGTGAGGAATAAATCGAGCGCTGAGAGAGCTCTTGGAGGATTGAGATTCATAAGTAAAACGAGTGGAGAATGTGatagtaataataatgatatttgGGGAAAAGTTGAGAGTCGGTTCAATGCTTTGGCCAAGAATGGTTTGCTCAGAAGAGAAGATTTCGGTGAATGTATTG GAATGGGGGATTCAAAAGAGTTTGCGGTGGGAGTTTTTGATGCATTAGTGAGAAGAAGGAGACAAAAGATGGCAAGGATAAACAAATCAGAGTTTCACGAATTTTGGTTGCAAATTTCTGACCAAAGTTTTCACGCCAGACTTGAGATTTTCTTTGACAt GGCTGATAGCAATGGAGATGGAAAAATCACAAAAGAAGAAGTACAAGAG TTGATAATGGTGAGTGCTTCAGCAAATAAGCTATCCaaattgaaggaaaatgcaGGAGAGTATGCTTGTTTGATAATGGAGGAATTAGATCCAGAAAATATTGGTTACATTGAG ATATGGCAGTTGGAAACACTTCTTCTACAAAGGGACAATTACATGAGCCACAGTACGCCTTTAAGCACAACCACTGTCGACTGGAGTCCAAACATAGGAACCAGCAATGCCAACAACATAGTAAAGAAAGCAAGTCGTACCGTCAAATGCCTTGTCTTAGAAAACTGGCATAGAGGCTCGATTATCTTGCTGTGGTTGCTTGCTATGATTGGACTTTTCATCTGGAAATTCATGCAGTATAGGAAAATGGAAGCATTTCAAGTAATGGGTTACTGTTTGGCTACAGCTAAAGGAGCTGCTGAGACACTAAAGTTTAACATGGCACTAATCCTTCTACCAGTTTGTCGAAACATGTTAACTAGGTTACGTTCAACAAGAGCCAGGATACTTATTCCATTTGATGACAACATCAATTTTCATAAG ATTATTGCGCATGCCATAGCTGTTGCCATAATACTTCATGCAGCCAACCATTTAGCGTGTGATTTTCCCCATTTGGTTAACTCATCGCCAGAAAAATTTGCACTCATAGCTTCTGATTTTGACAAGTTGAAGCCAAGCTACATAAGTCTTTTGACTGGTGTTGAGGGCATCACCGGTATTTCTATGGTAATTTTGATGACTATAGCCTTTATACCGGCAACACGACGCTTCAGGAGGAGCGTACCCAAGTTGACGACCCCTCTGAACCGATTAACAGGATTTAATGCATTTTGGTATTCTCATCACCTTTTGGCATTTGTCTATATATTGCTACTACTACACGGAACGTTCTTGTTCTTTGTCCACAAATGGTATCAGAAGACG ACGTGGATGTATATCTCCATTCCGTTAATCCTGTACATTGCAGAGAGGACTTTGAGAACATGGCGATCAGAAGACTATGCAGTTAAGATCTTGAAG GTTTCTGTACTTCCAGGAGATGTCTTGAGCTTGATCATGTCAAAACCAGCTGGCTTCAAATACAAGAGCGGGCAGTACATATTCCTGCAGTGCCCAACAATATCCTCATTTGAATG GCATCCATTTTCTATAACATCAGCACCAGGAGATGACTACCTCAGTGTTTATATCCGGATCGTAGGTGACTGGACAAAAGAACTTAAGAGGGTATTCACAGAGATTCCAGCATGTTTAGTTGGTCGAGCAAAgtttgaagaacaagaaaatgtTGATCAAAGAGG TTTACCTCGATTGCTAGTTGATGGACCATATGGAGCTCCAGCACAGGACTATCAAAATTATGATGTCTTACTTCTTGTAGGACTTGGTATTGGAGCTACACCTTTTATAAGTATCCTAAAGGATCTACTGAACAATACAAGAGCAGATGAAAATGTG GATTCGAATACTGAGACCAGCGCATCAGATGATAGCTGGACAAGTTTTGGTTCTTCAAGCTCAGCATCAAGTGTAAAAAAGAAATCACAAAGGGCAAGAAGTGCACATTTTTATTGGGTTACCAGAGAACCTGGATCCTTAGAGTGGTTCAAAGGAGTGATGAATGAAGTTGCAGAGATGGATCACAAA GGTCAGATAGAGATGCATAATTATCTAACTAGTGTATATGAAGAAGGTGATGCCAGATCAACTCTCATCACCATGCTCCAGGCACTTAATCATGCAAAACATGGTGTTGACATCTTGTCTGGCACTAAG GTGAGGACACATTTTGCAAGGCCCAAGTGGACTGAAGTGTTCAAGAGAATAGCTTTGAAACATCCCTATTCCACAGTAG ATCAGGTTCAACCTCTGATGATTCCATCGTCGGCTCAAAACCATTGTGGATGCACAAACCAATTTGAGACCAATTTGTAA